One stretch of Roseimicrobium sp. ORNL1 DNA includes these proteins:
- a CDS encoding AMP-binding protein translates to MLPPAAHPDFWKDENATAYIATNPHRVEDAVGLVEFAAQAEETRALIYFQTSGSEGVPKWVGLARRAMQASARAVNAHLECTAADRWLIALPLHHVGGFSILARCYESGASFFHTEEKWDAAAFASLCAAQEITLASLVPAQVYDLVQSKVEAPSRMRAIVVGGGGLSKELGIRALELGWPVLQSYGMTETASQVATEPLEHLRAGYDPECLEVLPCWNVDTTPEGALMVRGMALASGYAIRNADATWHWQAIDADAGFTARDRVQVWWHGTRRFLRFVGRESSFVKVLGELVSLPALQRRLERVLIGEGIDLRAALIWPVPDTRKDTRLLLVGEGQDKHDAARLENLRARFNLDVPGYERLDAVLVVPAIPRTPLGKVDARGMAELVRKLL, encoded by the coding sequence ATGCTGCCTCCCGCCGCCCATCCGGACTTCTGGAAAGACGAAAACGCGACCGCGTATATCGCCACCAATCCGCATCGGGTGGAAGACGCAGTTGGTCTTGTGGAGTTCGCCGCACAGGCTGAAGAAACACGCGCCCTCATCTATTTCCAGACCAGCGGCAGCGAAGGCGTGCCGAAGTGGGTGGGCCTCGCCCGCCGCGCCATGCAGGCCTCCGCGCGCGCGGTGAATGCGCATCTGGAGTGCACTGCTGCGGACCGCTGGCTCATCGCCCTGCCGCTGCATCACGTGGGGGGCTTCTCCATCCTGGCGCGTTGCTACGAGAGCGGGGCTTCGTTTTTCCATACGGAGGAGAAGTGGGACGCGGCTGCCTTTGCCAGCCTGTGTGCCGCACAAGAGATCACGCTCGCCTCGCTGGTGCCTGCGCAGGTGTATGACCTCGTACAGAGCAAGGTGGAGGCGCCATCTCGCATGCGCGCCATCGTCGTGGGTGGTGGTGGATTGTCGAAGGAACTTGGCATCCGCGCCCTGGAGCTCGGCTGGCCTGTGCTGCAGAGCTACGGCATGACGGAGACCGCCTCCCAGGTTGCCACGGAGCCTCTGGAGCACTTGCGTGCCGGCTATGACCCTGAGTGCCTTGAGGTGCTGCCGTGTTGGAATGTCGATACCACACCCGAGGGCGCTCTCATGGTACGCGGTATGGCGCTCGCCTCCGGTTATGCCATCAGAAATGCGGATGCCACCTGGCACTGGCAGGCCATCGATGCCGACGCGGGATTTACCGCGCGTGATCGCGTGCAGGTGTGGTGGCATGGCACACGACGCTTCCTGCGCTTCGTGGGACGCGAGTCGTCCTTTGTGAAGGTGCTTGGTGAGCTCGTGAGCCTGCCCGCACTGCAGCGGCGGTTGGAGCGCGTCTTGATAGGAGAGGGGATCGATCTGCGCGCCGCCCTCATCTGGCCTGTGCCAGATACGCGGAAGGACACGCGCCTTCTGCTGGTGGGGGAAGGACAAGATAAACACGATGCCGCGAGACTGGAGAATCTCCGCGCACGCTTCAACCTGGACGTGCCCGGCTACGAGCGACTCGATGCCGTGCTCGTGGTGCCAGCAATACCGCGCACCCCACTGGGCAAGGTGGATGCGAGGGGCATGGCGGAACTGGTAAGGAAGCTGCTTTAG
- the menB gene encoding 1,4-dihydroxy-2-naphthoyl-CoA synthase produces the protein MWTPIKTFTDIKLEKTSDGIAKITINRPEVRNAFRPLTVQELLQAFDIAHEDPSIGVIILTGEGPHAFCSGGDQKVRGHAGYVGSDGVPRLNVLDLQKKIRGIPKPVIAMVAGYAIGGGHVLHVVCDLTIAADNARFGQTGPKVGSFDGGLGSSYLARIVGQKKAREIWYLCRQYDAQQALDMGLVNKVVPLDELETETVTWCREILRHSPLALRCLKSALNADCDGQMGLLDLAGNATLLYYMSEEAKEGKNAFVEKREPDFSKFPRVP, from the coding sequence ATGTGGACCCCCATCAAGACCTTTACTGACATCAAGCTGGAGAAGACCAGCGACGGCATCGCCAAGATCACGATCAATCGCCCGGAGGTGCGCAATGCCTTCCGCCCCCTCACGGTGCAGGAGCTTCTGCAGGCCTTTGACATCGCGCATGAAGACCCCTCCATCGGCGTCATCATCCTTACGGGTGAAGGGCCCCATGCCTTCTGCTCCGGTGGCGACCAGAAGGTGCGCGGCCATGCCGGCTATGTCGGCAGTGATGGCGTCCCGCGCCTGAACGTGCTGGACCTGCAAAAGAAGATTCGCGGCATTCCGAAGCCGGTCATCGCCATGGTGGCAGGGTACGCCATCGGCGGCGGTCACGTGCTGCACGTCGTGTGTGACCTCACCATCGCCGCGGACAATGCCCGATTCGGCCAGACCGGCCCCAAGGTCGGCAGCTTCGATGGCGGCCTCGGCAGCAGCTACCTCGCCCGTATTGTGGGCCAGAAGAAAGCGCGTGAAATCTGGTACCTCTGCCGCCAGTATGATGCGCAGCAGGCGCTGGACATGGGCCTCGTGAACAAGGTTGTTCCCCTCGACGAACTCGAAACCGAGACCGTCACCTGGTGCCGTGAAATCCTGCGACACTCACCGCTCGCCCTCCGCTGCCTCAAGTCCGCCTTGAATGCCGACTGCGATGGCCAGATGGGCCTGCTCGACCTCGCCGGCAATGCCACCTTGCTCTACTACATGAGCGAGGAAGCCAAGGAAGGTAAAAACGCCTTCGTGGAAAAACGCGAGCCGGACTTCTCGAAGTTCCCACGCGTGCCGTGA
- the rpoN gene encoding RNA polymerase factor sigma-54 — translation MSSQGLFQTQSLKQVIGPQMQQSLQILQAPALELQQIVQQELAVNPVLEVENSEVSLEQTAPEDPDADISSLSRLDEEWREYYAQQRSSVGPRTSEDDEKHRFMMDSITAETTLQEHLLSQLNLADSGDEKLREMAEFIIGNIDDDGLLHTSLDELSLRHGLPMDDLAKAKALVQSFEPAGVGAENLRECLMLQLERQGRKSSLAHRIVDHHLEDLAHKRYTLLAKKLAAPPDQISRAVEVIASLDPRPAQGFAQMRNHYVTPDIRVERSNGSYTPIMNERDLPHLRISNAYKDLLAQPETGNEARSYIREKIRGAKFLIRSIAQRQQTIQRIATEIIAHQHDFFEKGPSMLKPLNMATVAEAVGVHETTVSRAIAGKFIATPHGVFELKYFFTSGVRTEGGDDVSNTAVKNAIGEIIKTEPPHKPLSDEQLVKHLNDRGIKVARRTVAKYREAMGVLPSHLRKSA, via the coding sequence ATGTCCAGCCAGGGCCTCTTCCAAACCCAGTCGCTAAAGCAGGTCATTGGACCTCAGATGCAGCAGAGTCTGCAGATCCTGCAAGCCCCCGCGCTTGAGCTCCAGCAGATCGTACAACAGGAACTGGCGGTGAATCCCGTCCTGGAGGTCGAGAACTCCGAGGTCTCTCTGGAGCAGACCGCCCCGGAGGATCCGGATGCGGACATCTCCTCCCTCTCCCGCCTGGATGAGGAGTGGCGTGAATACTATGCACAGCAGCGCTCCTCGGTGGGCCCGCGCACATCAGAAGATGATGAGAAACATCGCTTCATGATGGATTCCATCACCGCAGAGACCACGCTCCAGGAACACCTCCTCAGCCAGCTCAACCTGGCCGACTCCGGTGACGAGAAGCTGCGCGAAATGGCCGAGTTCATCATTGGAAACATTGATGACGATGGCCTCCTGCACACCAGTCTGGATGAGCTGAGCCTCCGTCACGGACTGCCGATGGATGATCTCGCAAAGGCGAAGGCGCTCGTGCAGAGCTTCGAGCCTGCCGGCGTGGGCGCGGAGAACCTTCGCGAATGCCTCATGTTGCAACTCGAGCGCCAGGGCAGGAAGTCCAGCCTCGCTCACCGCATTGTGGATCATCACCTGGAGGATCTGGCGCACAAACGCTACACGCTGCTGGCCAAGAAACTCGCCGCTCCGCCGGATCAGATCTCACGCGCTGTGGAGGTCATCGCCTCGCTCGACCCACGCCCCGCGCAGGGATTTGCCCAGATGCGCAATCACTACGTCACGCCGGACATTCGCGTGGAGCGGAGCAATGGCTCCTACACCCCCATCATGAATGAGCGCGACCTGCCGCACCTGCGTATCAGCAATGCGTACAAGGATCTTCTCGCCCAGCCGGAGACCGGCAACGAAGCGCGCAGCTACATCCGTGAAAAGATTCGCGGCGCGAAGTTCCTCATCCGCAGCATCGCGCAGCGGCAGCAGACCATCCAGCGCATCGCCACGGAAATCATCGCACACCAGCATGACTTCTTTGAGAAGGGACCAAGCATGCTGAAGCCGCTCAACATGGCCACCGTGGCCGAGGCCGTGGGTGTGCATGAAACGACCGTGAGCCGCGCCATCGCCGGGAAGTTCATCGCCACTCCACATGGTGTGTTTGAGTTGAAGTACTTCTTCACCAGCGGCGTCCGCACCGAGGGCGGAGATGACGTGAGCAACACCGCCGTGAAGAACGCCATCGGGGAAATCATCAAGACCGAGCCCCCTCACAAACCGCTGTCAGACGAACAACTCGTAAAGCACCTCAACGACCGCGGCATCAAAGTCGCCCGCCGCACCGTGGCGAAGTATCGCGAAGCCATGGGCGTGCTCCCGAGTCATTTGAGGAAGTCGGCGTAG
- a CDS encoding sulfatase, which yields MPKPLFFSLAVLLSIALGARTLAQAATDNTASRKPNFIIINIDDLGYADIGPFGSTTSTPQLDRMAKEGMKLTSHYAAPVCSPSRAALMTGCYPKRALPIPHVLFPSAHVGLNPNEVTIAEVLKDAGYTTACIGKWHLGDQKPFLPTSQGFDSYYGIPYSNDMGPASEGAKSNPDKPLPAPNANPNRPRANANVTGDADGTGVRNPQPPLPLVENDKVIARLRAEDQFQFTKNYTERAVKFIREHQEQPFFLYLPHSAVHFPLYPSKEYMGKSPNGLLGDWAQEVDWSVGRVLDTLRELKLDANTLVIFTSDNGGSVPHGSNNKPLRGSKASTWEGGIRVCTIAWWPGKVPAGTSSDAITSMMDVLPTLAKLGGGKVPTDRKIDGVDIWPVLAGDAKDTAKAPRTEFYYFRGPTLDAVRSGDWKLHLAIRNGPPNKPTGEPHVELYNLKDDISEASNVAKEHPDVVARLQAMAKSMEGDLGTKEFGPASRPLGRVENPQPFISLDGTVRADAVGTSKTLP from the coding sequence ATGCCCAAGCCTCTTTTCTTTTCCCTCGCGGTGCTGCTTTCAATCGCCCTGGGAGCGCGAACACTCGCGCAGGCCGCCACAGACAACACCGCTTCCCGCAAGCCCAACTTCATCATCATCAACATCGATGACCTCGGCTATGCCGACATCGGTCCCTTCGGCTCCACCACGTCCACGCCGCAGCTCGACCGCATGGCGAAAGAAGGCATGAAGCTCACCAGCCACTACGCTGCGCCCGTATGCTCGCCCTCTCGCGCCGCGCTGATGACCGGCTGCTACCCGAAGCGTGCGCTGCCCATCCCACACGTCCTGTTTCCCTCCGCACATGTCGGCTTGAATCCCAATGAAGTCACCATCGCCGAAGTCCTGAAGGATGCGGGCTACACCACTGCCTGCATCGGCAAGTGGCACCTCGGTGACCAGAAGCCCTTTCTGCCCACCAGCCAGGGATTCGACTCTTATTACGGCATCCCATACTCCAACGACATGGGCCCCGCTTCCGAAGGCGCGAAGAGCAATCCCGACAAGCCGCTGCCCGCACCCAATGCGAATCCCAACAGGCCGAGGGCGAATGCCAATGTAACGGGTGATGCCGACGGCACCGGCGTGCGCAATCCCCAGCCGCCACTGCCTTTGGTAGAGAATGACAAGGTCATCGCCCGCCTGCGTGCCGAGGACCAGTTTCAGTTCACGAAGAACTACACCGAGCGTGCCGTGAAGTTCATCCGCGAGCACCAGGAGCAGCCCTTCTTCCTCTACCTGCCACACTCCGCGGTGCACTTCCCGCTGTATCCTTCCAAGGAATACATGGGCAAGTCCCCCAATGGTCTGCTTGGCGACTGGGCCCAGGAGGTCGACTGGAGCGTGGGCCGCGTGCTCGATACCCTGCGCGAGTTGAAGCTCGATGCAAACACGCTCGTCATCTTCACCAGCGATAACGGTGGCTCTGTCCCGCATGGCTCGAACAACAAGCCCCTGCGCGGCAGCAAGGCCAGCACCTGGGAAGGTGGCATCCGCGTGTGCACCATCGCCTGGTGGCCGGGCAAGGTGCCCGCAGGCACAAGCAGTGATGCCATCACCAGCATGATGGATGTGCTGCCCACGCTCGCGAAGCTTGGTGGTGGCAAGGTGCCCACGGATCGCAAGATCGATGGCGTCGATATCTGGCCAGTACTCGCAGGTGACGCGAAGGACACGGCGAAGGCTCCCCGCACCGAGTTTTACTACTTCCGCGGCCCGACACTTGATGCCGTGCGCTCCGGTGATTGGAAGCTGCATCTCGCCATCCGGAACGGCCCACCGAACAAACCCACCGGGGAACCTCATGTGGAGCTCTATAATCTGAAGGACGATATCAGCGAGGCCAGCAATGTGGCGAAGGAACATCCGGATGTGGTCGCGCGTCTGCAGGCCATGGCCAAGTCCATGGAGGGTGACTTGGGCACGAAGGAATTCGGCCCCGCCTCCCGTCCTCTGGGCCGCGTGGAAAATCCCCAGCCCTTCATCTCGCTGGACGGCACCGTGCGTGCCGATGCCGTGGGTACCAGCAAGACGCTGCCCTAG
- a CDS encoding transposase, with protein MADSPFRFFDPVEPITITRGHLPHWDQAGATYFITWRTLDSLPLPVWNKLLSLRAAWLRTYKINPQAPDWRWHFEHLPKVLRLEFARLFSMNLDMELDSCHGACLLKQPEFARIVADSLHHFDGDRYVLGDFIVMPNHVHLLVGGMARNAMLAQMKSWKRWTSRELNRHVGRKGRFWQDEGFDHLVRSEAAFEKFRRYIAGNSVKAKLRPGEYLHWARPN; from the coding sequence ATGGCAGACTCCCCATTTCGATTCTTCGATCCTGTGGAGCCCATCACGATTACTCGAGGACACTTGCCTCATTGGGACCAGGCAGGCGCCACATACTTCATCACATGGCGCACACTGGATTCCCTGCCTTTGCCGGTGTGGAACAAGCTGCTGTCACTCAGAGCAGCGTGGTTGAGAACCTACAAGATTAATCCTCAAGCTCCCGACTGGCGCTGGCACTTCGAGCATCTGCCTAAAGTTCTCAGGCTTGAGTTTGCACGACTGTTTTCCATGAATCTCGACATGGAATTGGATTCCTGTCACGGCGCCTGCCTGTTAAAGCAGCCCGAGTTCGCTCGCATTGTTGCTGATTCCCTCCATCATTTTGATGGCGACCGCTATGTCCTGGGAGACTTCATCGTCATGCCGAACCACGTACACCTACTCGTAGGAGGCATGGCGAGGAACGCCATGCTCGCGCAGATGAAATCATGGAAACGCTGGACGTCGCGCGAACTCAATCGTCACGTTGGCAGAAAAGGTCGCTTCTGGCAGGACGAAGGCTTTGACCATCTCGTCCGCAGCGAGGCGGCGTTTGAGAAATTTCGTCGTTACATCGCCGGAAACTCCGTGAAAGCAAAACTCAGACCGGGCGAATACCTCCACTGGGCGAGACCAAATTGA
- a CDS encoding DUF2164 domain-containing protein, with product MSSSPLLTKEQKQEAVESLKRFFTETLDAELSDLQAGFFLDYIMSEMAPIAYNQGVEDARRFIAAQADELPGTCFQEAMTYWQTQKGASRGVRRKPGG from the coding sequence ATGTCATCATCACCACTGCTTACCAAGGAACAGAAACAAGAGGCTGTGGAGTCTCTGAAGCGCTTCTTCACAGAGACACTGGATGCCGAACTCAGCGACCTGCAGGCAGGCTTCTTCCTGGACTACATCATGAGCGAGATGGCGCCCATTGCGTACAATCAGGGCGTGGAGGACGCTCGGAGATTCATTGCCGCACAAGCTGACGAGTTGCCCGGCACCTGCTTTCAGGAGGCGATGACCTACTGGCAAACGCAGAAGGGCGCGTCGCGTGGCGTGCGGAGAAAGCCGGGTGGGTGA
- a CDS encoding M48 family metallopeptidase — protein MTFSNPWLWIALISTIGLWKLELLATFLNMSALSPKVPKRLEGTVTEEEHERALEYARISARFGVLSDSIQLAVFLGFWFIGGFDWVDHWVRGFGLGEIQSGLVLLSILFVAQGLLSLPFDWYDTFRIEAEFGFNKTTLGTFIMDRVKGLCLAAILGLPLLAVLLHLFASYPLAALYAWLIVTAFSLVLSFLSPRLILPLFFKFQPLEDAELKAAIMELSRKLDFPVGEVSVVDGSKRSTKANAFFTGFGSAKRIALFDTLMKNHSREEILAVLAHEIGHCKRRHVPKQLALSILSTGLMFALMHFAIHDPRLCAAFGVMQPSVACGFAFFGILFQPVSTLIGLLGSWLSRKFEFEADAYAKEAMASPKPLVDALTRLTRDHLGNPTPHPFYVTLHYSHPPILQRLQALEA, from the coding sequence ATGACGTTCTCAAATCCCTGGCTTTGGATCGCTTTGATTTCCACCATCGGGCTGTGGAAGCTGGAATTGCTGGCCACCTTCCTGAACATGTCCGCGCTCTCGCCCAAGGTGCCGAAGCGCCTGGAAGGCACGGTCACGGAAGAGGAACATGAGCGGGCGCTGGAGTACGCCCGCATTTCCGCACGGTTCGGCGTGCTGTCGGACAGCATCCAACTCGCGGTCTTCCTCGGCTTCTGGTTCATAGGCGGCTTCGACTGGGTGGACCACTGGGTGCGCGGATTCGGCCTCGGAGAAATCCAGTCCGGCCTGGTGCTGCTTTCGATTCTCTTTGTCGCACAGGGACTGCTGAGTCTGCCTTTTGACTGGTATGACACCTTTCGCATCGAGGCGGAGTTCGGGTTCAACAAGACCACGCTGGGCACCTTCATCATGGACCGTGTGAAAGGGCTGTGCCTCGCCGCCATCCTCGGCCTGCCGCTGCTGGCAGTGCTGTTGCATCTCTTTGCCTCCTATCCTCTGGCGGCGCTGTATGCGTGGCTCATCGTCACCGCATTCTCGCTCGTGCTGAGCTTTCTCTCACCGCGGCTCATTCTGCCGCTCTTCTTCAAGTTCCAGCCGCTGGAGGATGCAGAACTGAAGGCGGCCATCATGGAACTCTCGCGCAAGCTGGACTTCCCCGTAGGGGAAGTGAGCGTGGTGGATGGCTCGAAGCGCAGCACGAAGGCCAATGCGTTCTTCACGGGTTTTGGCAGCGCCAAGCGTATCGCACTTTTCGACACCCTGATGAAGAATCACAGCCGTGAAGAGATCCTCGCGGTACTGGCGCATGAGATTGGCCACTGCAAGCGCCGCCATGTACCCAAGCAACTCGCGCTCTCCATCCTTTCCACGGGGCTCATGTTTGCACTGATGCATTTTGCGATTCACGACCCGCGCCTGTGCGCTGCGTTCGGTGTCATGCAGCCCTCCGTGGCCTGTGGGTTTGCGTTCTTTGGCATCCTGTTCCAGCCGGTGAGCACCTTGATTGGGTTGCTGGGAAGCTGGCTGAGCCGGAAGTTTGAATTCGAGGCGGACGCCTATGCGAAGGAAGCGATGGCCTCGCCCAAGCCGTTGGTCGATGCGCTTACCCGCCTCACCCGTGATCACCTCGGAAATCCAACGCCGCATCCCTTCTACGTGACCTTGCATTATTCACACCCGCCTATCCTGCAACGCCTGCAGGCACTGGAGGCGTGA
- a CDS encoding ankyrin repeat domain-containing protein, whose translation MRLLACACFAVGTLVFSGCSTVLRPSLDAESESKLQQVSAAIWKHDTRQALAQLAGMPNAKVDTVYESSGQPSTLLHEACTTGNLEIVKVLLEKGANVNRAVNDRYPLAAAAAGNHTEIIVLLLDRGAKINQRDSHGISAMMYAHSNFHKEACELLRAHGGKM comes from the coding sequence ATGAGATTGCTCGCCTGCGCATGTTTCGCGGTCGGCACCCTGGTTTTCTCGGGGTGCTCGACCGTGCTGCGTCCCTCTTTGGACGCTGAGTCGGAGTCGAAGCTTCAGCAGGTGTCAGCGGCAATCTGGAAGCATGACACTCGGCAGGCGCTGGCCCAACTCGCGGGGATGCCCAATGCCAAGGTGGATACGGTTTACGAGAGCAGTGGCCAGCCATCTACATTGTTGCACGAGGCGTGTACTACAGGCAATCTGGAGATCGTCAAAGTACTGCTTGAGAAGGGGGCCAACGTGAATCGTGCAGTGAATGACCGGTACCCTCTGGCTGCGGCTGCGGCCGGCAATCATACTGAAATTATCGTCCTGTTGTTGGACCGTGGTGCCAAAATCAATCAGCGTGATAGCCACGGGATCTCTGCCATGATGTATGCGCATTCGAATTTCCACAAGGAAGCCTGCGAATTGCTCAGGGCTCACGGTGGCAAGATGTGA
- a CDS encoding sialidase family protein yields the protein MQRTTSSSTNISRRSLLRTGTAAAAASFFVTSKSGAAAPAVQVLDTKVISQQPEYYCGWPTVARRANGELWLAWSGGREEHVCPFGQVVAMTSKDNGATWNYPRVLLDSAIDDRDAGVLETAKGTLLVTTFTSLAYEPTLEKAEKEGKWPADRLKRWQAARDWLTPEQRKAELGVWLVRSTDGGLTWSSRLPTLVNSPHGPIQLKDGRLLYAGKQLWTEEKKIGVCESKDDGLTWQWLADLPTREGDTARNNYHELHAVEAKDGTIIVQIRNHNKADAGGTLQTESKDGGKTWSAPHAITFGLPTHLLRLKDDRLLMTYGHRKPPFGNQARISEDNGKTWSEPMIISGDGAGGDLGYPSTVELDNGTLLTVWYEKMKDVKRAVLRQAVWKLA from the coding sequence ATGCAACGCACCACCTCCTCATCCACAAACATCTCCCGTCGTTCGCTGCTTCGTACTGGCACTGCTGCTGCCGCGGCCAGTTTCTTTGTCACTTCCAAATCGGGAGCCGCAGCACCCGCCGTCCAGGTGTTGGATACCAAGGTCATCTCCCAGCAACCTGAATATTACTGCGGCTGGCCCACGGTGGCGCGTCGTGCGAATGGAGAGTTGTGGCTCGCCTGGTCCGGCGGTCGTGAGGAGCACGTGTGCCCTTTTGGTCAAGTCGTCGCCATGACTTCGAAGGACAATGGCGCCACGTGGAACTACCCTCGTGTGCTGCTGGATAGCGCGATTGATGATCGCGATGCTGGTGTGCTGGAGACGGCAAAGGGCACCTTGCTTGTGACCACCTTCACTTCGCTCGCGTATGAGCCCACGCTCGAAAAAGCCGAAAAGGAAGGCAAGTGGCCCGCTGACAGGCTCAAGCGCTGGCAGGCGGCGCGCGACTGGCTCACGCCGGAGCAGCGCAAGGCGGAGCTCGGTGTGTGGCTGGTGCGCTCCACGGACGGCGGACTCACCTGGTCCTCACGTCTCCCCACGCTGGTGAATAGTCCCCACGGCCCCATCCAGCTTAAGGACGGCCGCCTGCTTTACGCCGGCAAGCAGCTCTGGACCGAGGAGAAGAAAATCGGCGTGTGTGAGTCCAAGGATGACGGTCTCACCTGGCAGTGGCTCGCAGACCTTCCCACACGTGAAGGTGACACTGCGAGGAACAACTATCACGAACTCCACGCAGTCGAGGCGAAGGACGGCACCATCATCGTGCAGATTCGTAATCACAACAAGGCGGACGCTGGTGGCACCTTGCAGACCGAGTCCAAGGACGGTGGCAAAACATGGAGCGCGCCGCATGCCATCACCTTTGGCCTGCCCACGCATCTCCTGCGCCTGAAGGACGACCGTCTCCTGATGACCTACGGACATCGCAAACCGCCCTTCGGCAATCAAGCCCGCATCAGCGAGGACAACGGCAAGACCTGGAGTGAACCCATGATCATCTCCGGCGATGGGGCCGGTGGCGACCTCGGCTACCCCAGCACCGTGGAGCTCGACAACGGGACCCTCCTCACCGTGTGGTATGAGAAGATGAAGGACGTGAAGCGTGCGGTGCTGCGGCAAGCGGTGTGGAAACTGGCGTGA
- a CDS encoding DUF2721 domain-containing protein, whose product MMTDFTSQNPFALLTLIAAPALLTNAASLLALSTSNRFLRAGERLRSVADALEKAAENDRDWRLVQMNRIEQQAILLLNALRMIYVALGGFVSASLVSIVGAGFSARDWHPAAEIMMVAGLGCGFIGAGSIVWACVRLFHATRLSLMNISEEAELMRKKMGKR is encoded by the coding sequence ATGATGACCGACTTCACCTCCCAGAATCCCTTCGCGCTCCTCACCTTGATCGCGGCGCCCGCGCTGCTCACGAATGCCGCCTCCCTGCTGGCCCTGAGCACCAGCAATCGTTTCCTTCGCGCAGGAGAGCGACTCCGCTCCGTGGCAGATGCCCTTGAGAAAGCGGCGGAGAATGACCGCGATTGGAGGCTCGTGCAGATGAATCGCATCGAGCAGCAGGCCATCTTGCTCCTGAATGCCCTGCGGATGATCTACGTGGCGCTGGGAGGCTTTGTCAGCGCAAGTCTCGTGTCCATTGTAGGTGCGGGCTTTTCCGCGCGCGACTGGCACCCTGCCGCGGAAATCATGATGGTGGCCGGACTCGGCTGTGGCTTCATCGGCGCAGGCTCCATTGTATGGGCCTGTGTGCGCCTCTTCCACGCCACGCGTCTCTCGCTCATGAATATCTCCGAGGAAGCCGAACTCATGCGGAAGAAGATGGGAAAACGGTGA
- a CDS encoding DUF1579 domain-containing protein — MSLSLRVFSSALCGMFVFLFVGGPLAADDSKGIAKNPMIKNLVGEWEAKGELTGPDGSTYTITEQWTGAVVSENTLAIEGKREINGGQSDFKWTIILNADTGVYEATHVIDNNQTQRFEGSFSEETHTMELISPLDGGGTMKLVRVFTSEDYNTFDTEVTFTNEKGEVTIRGKLVSKRVKKS; from the coding sequence ATGAGCCTTTCATTGCGTGTTTTCTCCAGTGCCCTTTGCGGCATGTTTGTCTTCCTTTTTGTTGGTGGCCCCCTGGCGGCAGATGATTCCAAGGGCATCGCGAAGAACCCCATGATCAAGAACCTGGTCGGTGAGTGGGAAGCGAAGGGGGAACTCACCGGTCCAGATGGAAGCACCTACACCATCACGGAGCAGTGGACAGGGGCCGTGGTCTCGGAGAACACCCTGGCCATCGAGGGGAAACGCGAGATCAACGGTGGCCAAAGTGACTTCAAATGGACCATCATCCTGAATGCGGATACGGGTGTCTATGAGGCGACGCATGTGATCGACAACAACCAGACGCAACGCTTCGAAGGAAGCTTTTCCGAGGAGACGCACACCATGGAACTCATCTCCCCGCTCGATGGTGGTGGCACGATGAAGCTGGTGCGTGTCTTCACCAGCGAGGACTACAATACCTTTGACACAGAGGTCACCTTCACCAACGAGAAGGGTGAAGTCACTATCCGCGGAAAACTCGTGAGCAAGAGGGTGAAGAAGTCGTAG
- a CDS encoding DUF2310 family Zn-ribbon-containing protein: MYLATVTFGACRKSERAQFEDAAESYLGELSRGGQIDGAFMLSRSKGQLIAQVLVAAVGAWETRHHSAHGKAELKKVVALFGEAPLWRVLDDDVPERQLSWKGAPHLYLFTNALDRSSPVCRGDGGAQVPVFRVPVSTDIKERLREWQRSYRHHDHLWLASGTLEMAAYRELADSESELSREGRELCWMVESATGIPTYYYLMRYWSRRPSVEARRSCPGCGCAWRVERSEEGRPRFCDFEFKCDRCRLVSNQGVSTDGGRYTGIGEFRREKVR; this comes from the coding sequence ATGTATCTTGCCACCGTTACTTTTGGAGCCTGCCGCAAGAGCGAAAGAGCGCAGTTTGAGGACGCAGCGGAGAGCTATCTCGGGGAGTTGTCGCGCGGTGGCCAGATTGATGGCGCGTTCATGCTTTCACGATCAAAGGGCCAGTTGATTGCGCAGGTGCTGGTCGCAGCAGTCGGAGCGTGGGAGACACGTCATCACTCGGCGCATGGCAAGGCGGAGTTGAAGAAGGTAGTGGCGCTTTTCGGAGAGGCTCCGTTGTGGAGGGTGCTCGATGACGATGTGCCAGAGAGGCAGCTTTCATGGAAAGGTGCGCCGCATCTCTACCTGTTTACCAACGCACTGGACCGGTCTTCTCCGGTCTGCAGGGGAGACGGTGGTGCGCAGGTACCGGTGTTTCGCGTGCCTGTCTCTACAGACATAAAGGAGCGGTTGCGTGAATGGCAGCGAAGCTATCGTCATCATGACCATCTCTGGCTGGCATCAGGCACTTTGGAAATGGCTGCCTACCGTGAGCTGGCGGACTCGGAAAGTGAGCTGTCGAGGGAAGGGCGTGAGCTGTGCTGGATGGTGGAGTCGGCGACAGGTATTCCTACCTACTACTATCTGATGCGCTACTGGAGCAGACGGCCCTCCGTGGAGGCGAGGAGATCCTGTCCGGGATGTGGGTGTGCCTGGAGAGTGGAGCGTTCAGAAGAGGGAAGGCCGCGCTTCTGTGATTTCGAATTCAAGTGCGACCGTTGTCGGCTCGTGTCGAATCAAGGTGTGTCGACAGACGGTGGAAGGTACACTGGCATCGGTGAGTTTCGTAGGGAGAAGGTGAGGTAG